A window of the Henckelia pumila isolate YLH828 chromosome 3, ASM3356847v2, whole genome shotgun sequence genome harbors these coding sequences:
- the LOC140890541 gene encoding small ribosomal subunit protein uS3x has product MATQMSKKRKFVADGVFFAELNEVLMRELAEDGYSGVEVRVTPMRTEIIIRATRTQNVLGEKGRRIRELTSVVQKRFKFPENSVELYAEKVNNRGLCAIAQAESLRYKLLGGLAVRRACYGVLRFVMESGAKGCEVIVSGKLRAQRAKSMKFKDGYMISSGQPVKEYIDSAVRHVLLRQGVLGIKVKIMLDWDPKGKQGPMTPLPDLVTIHPPKEEEVFRPLPVQTTEVEV; this is encoded by the exons ATGGCTACTCAGATGAGCAAAAAGCGAAAG TTTGTCGCTGATGGAGTGTTCTTTGCTGAGCTCAACGAGGTGTTGATGCGTGAGCTGGCCGAGGATGGATACTCTGGGGTAGAGGTCAGAGTTACTCCCATGAGGACGGAGATTATCATCCGTGCAACGCGCACACAGAATGTTCTCG GCGAGAAGGGGAGGAGGATTAGGGAGCTTACCTCTGTAGTACAGAAGAGGTTCAAGTTTCCAGAGAACAGCGTTGAGCTGTATGCTGAGAAGGTGAACAACAGGGGGCTGTGTGCCATCGCGCAGGCCGAGTCTCTTCGTTATAAGCTACTCGGTGGCCTTGCTGTCAGGCG GGCGTGCTATGGTGTATTAAGATTTGTTATGGAGAGTGGAGCCAAGGGTTGTGAG GTAATTGTTAGTGGAAAATTGAGGGCTCAACGTGCCAAGTCTATGAAGTTCAAAGATGGCTATATGATTTCATCTGGTCAGCCAGTCAAAGAGTACATCGACTCTGCTGTGAGACATGTTCTGCTTAGACAG GGAGTACTCGGTATCAAGGTTAAAATCATGCTTGACTGGGATCCAAAAGGAAAGCAAGGTCCTATGACTCCTCTACCTGACCTTGTCACAATTCATCCTCCAAAGGAAGAAGAAGTTTTCAGGCCACTGCCAGTTCAGACAActgaagttgaagtttga
- the LOC140892508 gene encoding uncharacterized protein yields the protein MASTSSLSMAAPLTGATLKRQPPSSDGFLKPLPMKLSSNGAKVSKRVGKFVVNASWKEKVATGITAGALTASMVVPDVAEAASGVSPSLKNFLLSIVAGGVVLFAIIGAVVGVSNFDPVKRS from the coding sequence atggcCTCCACCTCCTCCTTGTCGATGGCGGCGCCACTCACTGGTGCCACCCTGAAGAGGCAGCCGCCAAGCTCCGATGGGTTTTTGAAGCCATTGCCAATGAAGCTGTCATCAAATGGAGCCAAGGTGTCGAAGCGAGTTGGGAAATTTGTAGTGAATGCTTCATGGAAGGAGAAGGTGGCGACCGGAATCACGGCGGGTGCATTGACCGCTTCCATGGTCGTACCCGACGTGGCGGAGGCGGCCAGCGGCGTCTCGCCGTCGCTGAAGAACTTCTTGCTGAGCATTGTGGCTGGTGGTGTTGTCCTTTTCGCCATAATCGGGGCGGTGGTTGGTGTGTCCAACTTTGATCCTGTCAAGAGGAGCTGA